In Fusarium oxysporum Fo47 chromosome IX, complete sequence, the following proteins share a genomic window:
- a CDS encoding bacterial alpha-L-rhamnosidase-domain-containing protein, protein MDTKSTSALVTDVRFEHHRPQYTLGQDNPRPRISWRISSCQDTPFSQSEYEIEVYLILPTPQLSGGRAATDIRVLLVAARSKSSKTQLVPWPCEADLKPRDRVSVRVRARSATHQVTAWSDEAVYELGLSTRDEWHCSRITSAQLAESTASSQREQVFRKSFTIRSDATIARARLYVVVQGVYTAEVNGYKVSHDLLAPGWTVYDNRIRYQTYDIKHLLVSSAQSCVGFRLADGWFCGRLGFFGGRRRRWGSYPSLMAQLEIIYSDGASESVCSDSSWFSQPGPALKAEIYDGEKYDANSKICRWSEDLSKANSVFMSSGWERVAVLEPLPSSVNITAGFSEPVRPIQALAPVDLITTPKGKKVIDFGQNLVGFVRLKDISGPKDSLISLRHAEVLEDGELGLRPLRICEAMDQYVFDGGPATSWEPTFTYHGFRYCQIDGLSETFNILGSIEAIVCHSDMELTGFFTCSEPRLNKLHDNSLWSMKGNFFSIPTDCPQRDERLGWTGDIAQFAPTAVKLFNCVGFLKDWMVDVGHDQSRRNGVPPYVTPDILGDAGIWSLILPVAIWHDVVILVPWALYEASGDVDILQENYDNMKRWIKSIPRDEDGKQMLWNRTSFQLGDWLDPTAPPDQPMDGQTDPLLVADAFLVHSLDLMVSIATVLNREEDAQAFAQESTTCRRQFSSEYICPSGRMSSDSQTAYTLAIVFDLLPSDEQVSFAGRRLATIVRRNNFKIGTGFAGTPYLCEALMRAGHGSVAYATLLCEECPSWLYPLTVGATTMWERWDSMLPGGKVNPGEMTSFNHYCFGSVVSFLHERLGGLQRVEPGWKRFRFAPQPGGGITSAHVKQLTPYGWVSGQWKVEDGGLKAELDIPNMTEAEVVLPFAAGDTTVVLGGGHWSFVGEYRDRMLWPVEAIAAFPSLEPPDRQK, encoded by the exons ATGGACACCAAAAGTACTAGCGCCCTGGTCACGGACGTACGTTTCGAGCACCATCGACCTCAATACACCTTGGGGCAGGATAACCCTAGGCCTAGGATCTCTTGGCGAATTTCCAGTTGTCAAGATACTCCTTTCTCTCAGTCAGAATACGAAATTGAAGTCTACCTTATTCTTCCAACCCCTCAATTGTCTGGTGGCAGAGCTGCCACGGACATCCGCGTCTTATTAGTCGCAGCCAGATCAAAGTCTTCGAAGACACAGCTGGTCCCTTGGCCTTGTGAGGCTGATCTGAAGCCAAGGGATAGAGTTTCGGTACGTGTGAGAGCCAGGTCAGCAACTCACCAAGTTACTGCTTGGAGTGATGAAGCTGTATACGAGCTTGGTCTAAGCACAAGAGACGAATGGCATTGTTCAAGAATCACCTCGGCGCAACTTGCAGAGTCCACCGCCTCATCGCAGCGGGAGCAAGTTTTTCGCAAGAGTTTCACGATTCGGTCAGATGCAACAATAGCACGCGCTCGGCTATACGTGGTTGTGCAGGGCGTTTACACGGCTGAGGTCAATGGCTATAAAGTCAGCCACGACTTGTTAGCTCCCGGTTGGACGGTATACGACAATCGTATACGTTATCAAACCTACGATATAAAGCATCTACTGGTATCATCTGCTCAAAGTTGTGTCGGATTCCGTCTCGCTGATGGGTGGTTTTGTGGCCGGTTAGGATTCTTTGGCGGACGACGACGTCGGTGGGGCTCTTATCCGTCTCTGATGGCCCAATTAGAGATTATATACAGCGATGGAGCTTCTGAGTCAGTGTGTTCTGATTCTAGCTGGTTCTCACAGCCTGGCCCTGCTTTAAAGGCGGAGATTTATGACGGAGAAAAGTACGACGCCAACTCCAAGATCTGCAGATGGTCAGAGGACCTTTCCAAGGCGAATTCCGTCTTTATGAGCTCCGGTTGGGAACGAGTCGCAGTATTAGAGCCTTTGCCTAGCTCAGTCAACATCACAGCAGGCTTTTCAGAACCAGTTCGCCCTATTCAGGCTCTGGCACCTGTTGATCTAATCACAACTCCgaagggcaagaaggttATCGATTTTGGCCAGAATCTTGTCGGATTTGTGAGACTTAAGGATATATCAGGACCCAAAGATAGCCTGATCTCACTGAGACATGCCGAAGTGCTCGAGGATGGTGAACTAGGTCTCCGACCACTCCGTATCTGTGAAGCCATGGACCAATATGTATTTGATGGTGGTCCTGCGACCTCGTGGGAGCCTACCTTCACTTACCATGGCTTCCGCTACTGCCAGATTGATGGCTTATCTGAGACATTTAATATCCTAGGCTCTATCGAAGCTATCGTCTGCCATAGTGATATGGAGTTGACAGGGTTCTTTACTTGCTCGGAGCCAAGGCTGAACAAGCTCCACGACAACTCACTTTGGAGCATGAAAGGGAACTTCTTTTCAATACCGACTGATTGTCCTCAGCGCGACGAACGGCTGGGATGGACTGGCGATATTGCTCAATTTGCCCCAACCGCTGTAAAGCTCTTTAATTGTGTTGGCTTTTTGAAGGACTGGATGGTCGATGTTGGACATGATCAGTCCAGACGCAACGGCGTCCCACCCTATGTAACACCTGACATTCTAGGAGATGCCGGAATTTGGAGCCTCATCCTGCCAGTTGCCATCTGGCATGATGTCGTCATTCTTGTGCCTTGGGCTTTGTACGAAGCTTCAGGGGATGTGGACATCCTTCAAGAAAACTATGACAACATGAAGAGATGGATTAAGTCCATTCCTCGGgacgaagatggcaagcAGATGCTCTGGAATAGAACCTCTTTCCAACTAGGT GACTGGCTTGACCCCACTGCACCGCCTGACCAACCCATGGACGGCCAGACAGATCCTTTGCTGGTTGCTGACGCATTCTTGGTCCATTCACTTGACTTGATGGTATCCATTGCCACCGTTCTCAACCGGGAAGAAGATGCCCAGGCGTTTGCTCAAGAGTCGACTACCTGCCGCCGGCAGTTCAGTTCCGAATACATCTGCCCTAGTGGCCGTATGAGCTCCGATTCTCAAACAGCCTACACGTTGGCCATAGTGTTTGATCTGTTGCCAAGTGATGAGCAGGTATCATTTGCTGGGCGGCGGCTCGCCACAATCGTGCGCCGTAACAACTTCAAAATTGGCACTGGGTTTGCTGGCACCCCATACCTTTGTGAGGCACTCATGCGTGCTGGCCATGGCTCTGTGGCATATGCAACCTTGCTCTGTGAAGAATGCCCTTCATGGCTTTATCCCCTTACAGTTGGGGCTACGACTATGTGGGAGCGGTGGGATAGCATGCTGCCTGGTGGCAAGGTGAATCCAGGAGAGATGACGTCTTTCAATCACTACTGCTTTGGCTCCGTCGTCTCTTTTCTCCACGAAAGGCTCGGGGGCCTTCAGCGTGTCGAACCAGGTTGGAAACGGTTTCGCTTTGCTCCCCAGCCTGGAGGCGGTATAACGTCAGCACATGTAAAGCAATTGACTCCTTATGGATGGGTTTCAGGCCAATGGAAGGTCGAAGACGGGGGCCTGAAAGCTGAGTTGGACATTCCAAACATGACGGAAGCAGAAGTTGTGCTGCCATTTGCTGCAGGAGACACAACAGTCGTACTAGGCGGTGGCCACTGGTCATTTGTAGGCGAGTATCGTGACCGTATGTTATGGCCGGTCGAAGCCATCGCAGCCTTTCCCAGTCTTGAACCTCCAGATAGGCAGAAGTGA
- a CDS encoding dihydroxy-acid/6-phosphogluconate dehydratase, whose amino-acid sequence MLGTIKDWLKNGDATPEEIISDIEKNSVPGPGACGGMYTANSLATIIETLGLAVPGSSSAPATSPAKLRECNRMGSVIRICLEKDIRPRSLLTRASFENALVMTMAVGGSTNSGLHVLAMAKTADVDLTLDDFQRVSDKTPFIANMAPSVLKLLVAAKLLDGSTMTITGKTLAENVESWPSLPQDQEVIRSLDNPIKRSGHIEILRGNIAPGGAVAKITGKEGSQFIGGAMVFDKEHFLCTALDQGKVPHDKNVVLVVRYEGPKGGPGMPEQLRASGTLKGGGYTNVALITDGRYSGASHGFIVGHIVPEAALGGPIAIIQDGDVISIDAETNRIEMPDVSAEEIKTRLRAWRPPNMPIRRGTLAKYAHLVSNASEGAVTDLF is encoded by the exons ATGCTCGGGACGATTAAAGACTGGTTGAAAAATGGGGATGCAACCCCCGAAGAAATCATAAGCGACATTGAGAAGAACTCGGTACCAGGCCCCGGTGCCTGCGGGGGAATGTACACCGCAAACAGCCTTGCAACCATCATCGAAACCTTGGGTCTCGCTGTGCCGGGATCATCCAGCGCACCGGCGACATCACCTGCAAAACTGCGGGAgtgcaacaggatgggatCAGTCATTCGGATATGCCTCGAGAAAGATATCAGGCCGCGCTCGCTCCTCACCAGGGCATCGTTTGAAAACGCTCTGGTGATGACAATGGCAGTAGGCGGGTCAACAAATTCCGGTTTGCACGTGCTCGCAATGGCAAAAACGGCCGACGTTGACTTGACCCTTGATGACTTTCAAAGAGTATCGGACAAAACTCCTTTTATTGCCAATATGGCGCCCAGTG TACTGAAGTTGCTGGTTGCAGCCAAGCTGTTGGACGGATCCACCATGACAATTACGGGCAAAACACTTGCAGAGAATGTCgagtcttggccatctctGCCCCAGGACCAAGAGGTTATCCGCTCTCTTGATAACCCGATCAAACGTAGTGGGCATATCGAGATCCTACGTGGCAATATTGCCCCTGGTGGTGCCGTTGCCAAAATCACAGGTAAAGAGGGGTCTCAATTTATTGGCGGGGCAATGGTCTTTGATAAAGAACACTTTTTGTGCACCGCATTGGACCAGGGCAAAGTTCCCCACGATAAGAATGTGGTGCTTGTGGTGAGATATGAGGGTCCAAAGGGCGGGCCTGGAATGCCCGAGCAACTGAGAGCCTCTGGTACTCTCAAAGGCGGAGGCTACACTAATGTGGCTTTAATCACGGATGGGCGATACTCGGGCGCCAGCCATGGATTCATCGTTGGCCACATCGTCCCTGAAGCAGCTTTGGGTGGTCCAATCGCAATCATCCAGGATGGTGATGTGATATCGATTGATGCAGAGACCAACCGTATTGAGATGCCAGATGTCtcagctgaagagatcaagACCAGACTACGAGCTTGGAGGCCTCCAAATATGCCGATTAGGAGAGGAACATTGGCAAAATATGCACATCTGGTTTCAAATGCTTCAGAAGGTGCGGTTACAGATCTATTCTAG